A genomic segment from Cyanobium sp. NIES-981 encodes:
- a CDS encoding phosphate ABC transporter substrate-binding protein PstS family protein, with the protein MAIPLAGALPLLAALLAACAPAPKPQASPIRITGSSTVFPILERAIAGYGATARGRGVKLELSEVGTSAGLRAFCSGEAPLANASRPISTEELQACADTGITFIELPLAFDALTVAVNSDNSWATSISTQELQRTWSRPAQGRVTRWGQINNAWPDRPLRLCAPGADSGTFDYFNEAINGGKTNARTDVESSEDDTVLVECVARDPNAMAYFGIAYYTANAARIRALSIAAPGREPVPPSVSAVQKGLYKPLARPLFLYVNDRAMRADDEIRSFVGYTVGNGLRFVEQAGFIPLPADTYRLVESKLYRPILGTSFGGDLPVGLGIEAALRRSFDDTRKPEFR; encoded by the coding sequence ATGGCCATCCCCCTTGCCGGTGCCCTGCCGCTGCTGGCTGCGCTGCTGGCCGCCTGTGCTCCCGCGCCCAAGCCCCAGGCCAGCCCCATCCGGATCACCGGCTCCAGCACCGTGTTTCCGATTCTCGAGCGGGCTATCGCCGGCTACGGCGCCACCGCCCGCGGCCGCGGCGTGAAGCTGGAGCTCAGCGAGGTGGGCACCAGCGCCGGCCTGCGGGCCTTCTGTTCGGGCGAGGCCCCGCTCGCCAATGCCTCACGCCCGATCAGCACCGAGGAGCTCCAGGCCTGTGCCGACACCGGCATCACCTTCATCGAACTGCCCCTGGCTTTCGATGCGCTCACGGTGGCGGTGAACAGCGACAACAGCTGGGCAACCTCCATCTCCACCCAGGAGTTGCAGCGCACCTGGTCGCGGCCGGCGCAGGGCCGGGTGACGCGCTGGGGCCAGATCAACAACGCCTGGCCCGACCGTCCGCTGCGTCTCTGTGCGCCGGGAGCGGATTCCGGCACCTTCGACTACTTCAACGAGGCGATCAATGGCGGCAAGACCAACGCCCGCACCGATGTGGAGAGCAGCGAAGACGACACGGTGCTCGTGGAGTGCGTGGCCCGCGATCCCAACGCCATGGCCTATTTCGGCATCGCCTACTACACCGCCAATGCCGCGCGGATCAGGGCCCTGTCCATTGCCGCCCCGGGGAGGGAGCCGGTGCCACCCTCGGTGAGCGCGGTGCAGAAGGGCCTCTACAAGCCGCTCGCACGGCCGCTGTTCCTCTACGTGAACGACCGGGCCATGCGTGCCGATGACGAGATCCGCAGCTTCGTGGGCTACACCGTGGGCAACGGCCTGCGCTTCGTGGAACAGGCGGGTTTCATCCCCCTGCCGGCCGACACCTACCGGCTGGTGGAATCCAAGCTCTACCGCCCCATCCTCGGCACCTCCTTCGGTGGGGATCTGCCGGTGGGTCTGGGCATCGAGGCCGCCCTGCGGCGCAGCTTCGACGACACCCGCAAGCCCGAGTTCCGCTAG
- the arsJ gene encoding organoarsenical effux MFS transporter ArsJ, which produces MALLSQRQPLSALQQYAIVTANYWAFTLTDGALRMLVVFHFHQLGYSTLEIAFLFLFYEFFGIVTNLYGGWLGARFGLRLTLWSGTLLQVAALLLLIPVADSWPKWWSVAYVMVAQAISGIAKDLNKMSAKSAIKTVVPETPDDHSRGETQLFQWVAILTGSKNALKGVGFFLGGVLLTTLGFNAAVGAMAAGLFLAFLLTLVLPGDLGRMKRKPAFTALFSKSRGINVLSLARFFLFGARDVWFVVALPVFLQAALGWRYWEVGGFMGLWVIGYGIVQGAVPALRRCWGQSGPPGVAAVQFWSAVLTAIPALIAISLWRQVGHPGIAVVVGLAAFGVVFAMNSSIHSYMVLAYTDAESVSLNVGFYYMANAAGRLVGTLLSGALFLVGGLQACLWCSALQVALAWAAGTRLPVPPRQGLGQGLAA; this is translated from the coding sequence ATGGCCCTGCTCAGCCAGCGGCAGCCCCTGAGCGCGCTGCAGCAGTACGCGATCGTGACGGCCAACTACTGGGCCTTCACCCTCACCGACGGCGCCCTGCGGATGCTGGTGGTGTTCCACTTCCACCAGCTGGGCTACAGCACCCTCGAGATCGCCTTCCTGTTTCTCTTCTACGAGTTCTTCGGCATCGTCACCAACCTCTACGGCGGCTGGCTGGGGGCCCGCTTCGGGCTGCGCCTCACCCTGTGGAGCGGCACCCTGCTGCAGGTGGCCGCCCTGCTGCTGCTGATCCCGGTGGCGGACAGCTGGCCGAAGTGGTGGAGCGTGGCCTACGTGATGGTGGCCCAGGCGATCAGCGGCATCGCCAAGGACCTCAACAAGATGAGCGCCAAGAGCGCCATCAAGACGGTGGTGCCGGAAACCCCCGACGACCACAGCCGCGGCGAGACCCAGCTGTTCCAGTGGGTGGCGATCCTCACCGGCTCCAAGAACGCCCTCAAGGGGGTGGGGTTCTTTCTGGGCGGCGTGCTGCTCACCACGCTCGGTTTCAACGCCGCCGTGGGGGCGATGGCGGCCGGGCTGTTTCTGGCCTTCCTGCTCACGCTGGTGCTGCCCGGCGACCTCGGCCGCATGAAGCGCAAGCCCGCCTTCACCGCCCTGTTCTCCAAATCCCGGGGCATCAACGTGCTGTCGCTGGCCCGCTTCTTTCTCTTCGGCGCCCGCGATGTGTGGTTCGTGGTGGCCCTGCCGGTGTTCCTGCAGGCCGCCCTGGGCTGGCGCTACTGGGAGGTGGGCGGCTTCATGGGTCTGTGGGTGATCGGCTACGGGATCGTGCAGGGCGCCGTGCCGGCCCTGCGCCGCTGCTGGGGCCAGAGCGGCCCGCCCGGTGTGGCCGCCGTGCAGTTCTGGAGTGCCGTGCTCACCGCCATTCCGGCCCTGATCGCCATCAGCCTCTGGCGCCAGGTGGGCCATCCCGGCATCGCCGTGGTGGTGGGTCTGGCGGCCTTCGGGGTGGTGTTCGCCATGAATTCCTCGATCCACAGCTACATGGTGCTGGCCTACACCGACGCCGAATCGGTGAGCCTCAACGTGGGCTTCTACTACATGGCCAACGCCGCCGGCCGGCTGGTGGGCACCCTGCTCTCCGGGGCCCTGTTCCTGGTGGGAGGCCTGCAGGCCTGCCTCTGGTGCTCGGCGCTGCAGGTGGCCCTGGCCTGGGCGGCGGGCACCCGGCTGCCAGTGCCGCCCCGGCAGGGGCTTGGCCAGGGGCTTGCAGCCTAG